From Apium graveolens cultivar Ventura chromosome 9, ASM990537v1, whole genome shotgun sequence, the proteins below share one genomic window:
- the LOC141686572 gene encoding putative F-box protein At5g55150, with translation MSYKNVDHWSNLPARLFIFIAQRFSFLGHFFRLWKNSASDLEKPCLPPASLPLLSEGHNDSNNVETHDSGSDFNGWSDLPPEILVLISRKFSLLSDYYRFIAVCKSWRDSVSELEKPCLPLTGVPFLFLAEDVAPGAMLAYDPSQENDRNDNIEYHKYDHSKNSVGSSRGLFSLLTRKTYSIHLPEAAGRLVLGTNKGWLVTLGRDLQINLLHPLLNHQISLPNMLTFPDWNSFHKRYEPENAADFYIRKVAVSSNILNEDPAFRLYHHHPSPSPTVMTIYGSNSILGFARLGDNVWTDVDVSSRNFDDVVYHEGNFFAVDCHGSVFVCGINDEGGGDIRGTEIASLRPTKEWDKKYLVKSTSGSSLLLLVRYLKKTLIKYRTTNFSVWRLDMENSEALENISYTLKEVNDLGNEALFVGNASSTAILSSEIIKPNCIYFTDDHREGYYRDGGGHDMGIFSMEHHTIEPHFQGKSYHPISPPLWYI, from the coding sequence ATGAGCTACAAAAATGTTGATCATTGGAGTAATCTTCCTGCAAGGCTTTTTATATttattgcacaaaggtttagtTTTCTTGGCCATTTTTTTCGATTATGGAAGAACTCAGCTAGTGATCTCGAGAAGCCTTGTTTACCTCCCGCCAGCTTGCCATTACTTAGTGAAGGTCACAATGATTCTAACAATGTAGAAACACATGATAGTGGTTCTGATTTTAATGGTTGGAGTGATCTTCCCCCTGAAATTCTTGTTCTTATTTCGCGGAAGTTTAGTTTACTCAGTGATTATTATAGATTTATTGCTGTTTGCAAATCATGGAGGGATTCAGTTAGTGAACTTGAGAAGCCTTGTTTGCCTTTAACAGGAGTTCCATTTCTTTTTCTTGCTGAAGATGTTGCTCCTGGAGCTATGCTTGCATATGACCCCAGTCAAGAAAATGACAGGAATGATAATATAGAGTACCACAAATACGATCATAGCAAAAATTCAGTTGGTAGTAGTCGTGGTTTGTTCAGTCTTTTAACCCGTAAAACATACTCCATTCACTTACCAGAAGCTGCTGGAAGACTAGTATTGGGGACTAATAAAGGATGGCTCGTAACTCTAGGCAGAGATTTGCAAATAAACCTCTTGCATCCGCTGTTGAACCACCAAATCTCACTTCCTAACATGCTTACCTTTCCTGATTGGAATTCCTTCCATAAACGCTATGAGCCTGAAAATGCTGCTGACTTTTATATCCGGAAAGTTGCTGTATCTTCTAATATACTAAATGAAGATCCAGCTTTTCGCTTATATCATCACCACCCAAGCCCTTCTCCTACTGTTATGACTATATATGGAAGTAATTCGATTTTAGGTTTTGCTAGATTGGGAGACAATGTGTGGACAGATGTGGACGTTTCTTCGCGCAACTTTGATGATGTTGTTTACCATGAAGGGAATTTTTTTGCAGTAGATTGTCATGGGAGTGTATTTGTGTGTGGCATTAAtgatgaaggaggaggagatatCCGAGGAACAGAAATCGCATCGCTTAGACCTACTAAAGAATGGGACAAAAAGTACTTGGTTAAATCAACATCAGGATCTAGTCTTTTGTTACTTGTGCGGTATCTTAAGAAAACGCTGATTAAATACCGCACAACTAATTTCTCCGTATGGAGGTTGGATATGGAAAATTCTGAGGCTCTTGAGAATATTTCATACACTTTGAAAGAAGTGAATGACTTGGGGAACGAGGCTTTATTTGTTGGAAATGCTTCATCCACAGCTATATTATCATCAGAAATCATAAAGCCAAACTGCATCTATTTTACGGATGACCACCGGGAAGGCTACTACCGTGATGGAGGCGGCCATGACATGGGGATCTTCAGCATGGAGCATCACACAATTGAACCCCATTTTCAAGGAAAATCCTACCATCCCATCTCGCCTCCACTTTGGTATATTTGA